A single genomic interval of Mycolicibacterium sp. MU0053 harbors:
- a CDS encoding alpha-(1->3)-arabinofuranosyltransferase domain-containing protein: protein MSRRWLWVAGLIALLLTLAQSPGQIAPDTKLDLTANPLRFLSRAADLWNSDLPFGQAQNQAYGYLFPHGAFFLAGDLLGVPSWMIQRLWWAILLTAGFWGILRVAEALGIGTTSSRVLAGVAFALSPRVLSTLGSISSETLPMMLAPWVLLPVILAMRGGHGHSLRILAARSAVAVALMGAVNAVATLTACLPALLWWACHRPNRQWLRFSGWWLLATALAVTWWVVALASLGRISPPFLDYIESSGVTTQWTSLIEVLRGTDSWTPFVAPNATAGSSLVTGPLAILATTLVAAAGVAGLALRTMPARGRLVTMLLVGVTLLAVGYSGGLGSPVAGYVQAFLDAEGAPLRNVHKLEPLVRIPIVLGIAHLLGRIPLPGSAPRPTWLRAYTHPEDDKRVAVGIVVLAALTAATSLAWTARLTPPGSFSAIPDYWHEAAGWLTEHNTGAPTPGRALVVPGAPFATQIWGNSRDEPLQVLGESPWGVRDSIPLTPPQAIRALDSVQRLLAAGRPSTGLADTLARQGVSHLVLRNDLDPEHSRSARPILVHRAIEGSPGLTKVAEFGDPVGPGTLEGFITDSGLRPRYPAVEIFRVEPAHTGVENPGAPYLADTADLARIDGGPEVLLRLDERRRSAGDSPLGPVLLTQDARAAGLPTELVTVTDTPVARETDYGRVDDHSSAARAEGDERHTHNRVPDYPSPGAQPRHGAWTGGRITTSSSAADATALPHVAPAAGAAAAIDGDSATSWVSNSLQAAVGQWLQIDFDHPVTNATMTMTPSASTIGVQVSRIEIATAGGTTTLRVDEPGQPVTVALPYGETPWVRISAAATEDNSGGVQFGITDLVVNQYDAAGFAHQVDLRHTMEVPGPPPDAAVARWDLGSEFLGRSGCIAGVEAVHCASALALAPEELVNLSRTLTVPQPISVTPAIWVRPRQGPALAELVREPETTRADGDSDSFDVLGTAFAATDGDPRTSWTAPQGVIRNHGAPTLTITLPEPTEVGALRLTPSSSDLPTTPTLVAIDLGHGPQVRPLYGDGRQTLQLHPTVTSSIKLSILEWEDVIDRTALGFDQIKPPGLAEVQALRPNGTPIAAADAARNGARAITIGCDAGPVLAVAGRFVNTSVSTTVDELLDGGPLRATPCESTPIALPAGQQELLVSPGAAFIVDGVQLSGPAAGQLRAAATAAAPAAQWSADRRELHVPGGAAERVLVVPESVNPGWTARAPDGTALTPVTVNGWQQGWVVPAATAGTVTLSFAANSLYRAGLAGGLALLPLLAALALLPSRRRRTEEPVPTWRPGRWTAVAAATAAGTLISGAVGAVVFAAAAGLVYLLRDRPRADRWVTLGGSSVALTLAGAALSRYPWRSVDGYVGHSPGVQLLALLSLALLAATLPRFAQSHRSATKVE from the coding sequence CTGTCCCGCCGCTGGTTATGGGTCGCTGGTCTGATCGCGCTGCTGCTGACGCTCGCGCAGTCGCCCGGACAGATCGCGCCGGACACCAAACTCGACCTCACCGCCAATCCGTTGCGGTTCCTCAGCCGCGCCGCCGACCTGTGGAACAGCGACCTCCCGTTCGGGCAGGCGCAGAACCAGGCCTACGGCTACCTGTTCCCGCACGGGGCCTTCTTCCTGGCCGGCGATCTGTTGGGCGTGCCGAGCTGGATGATCCAGCGACTGTGGTGGGCGATCCTGCTGACCGCCGGATTCTGGGGCATCCTGCGGGTCGCCGAGGCGCTCGGCATCGGCACCACCTCCTCGCGGGTACTGGCCGGTGTCGCGTTCGCGCTGTCCCCGCGGGTGCTCAGCACCCTGGGTTCGATCTCCTCGGAAACCCTGCCGATGATGCTCGCCCCGTGGGTGCTGCTGCCGGTCATCCTCGCGATGCGCGGCGGACACGGGCACTCGCTGCGCATCCTGGCCGCGCGCTCGGCCGTCGCGGTCGCGCTGATGGGCGCGGTGAACGCCGTCGCCACGCTGACGGCGTGCCTGCCCGCGTTGCTCTGGTGGGCCTGTCACCGGCCCAACCGGCAGTGGCTGCGGTTCAGTGGGTGGTGGCTGCTGGCCACCGCGCTGGCGGTGACCTGGTGGGTGGTGGCGCTGGCCTCATTGGGCCGGATCAGTCCGCCGTTCCTGGACTACATCGAATCCTCCGGGGTCACCACGCAGTGGACCTCGCTGATCGAGGTGCTGCGCGGCACCGACAGCTGGACGCCGTTCGTGGCGCCCAACGCGACCGCCGGCAGCTCGCTGGTCACCGGTCCGTTGGCAATTCTGGCCACCACGCTGGTGGCCGCGGCCGGGGTGGCCGGTCTGGCGCTGCGCACGATGCCGGCGCGCGGGCGCCTGGTGACCATGCTGCTGGTCGGGGTCACGCTGCTGGCGGTCGGCTATTCCGGTGGCCTGGGCTCGCCGGTGGCCGGCTATGTGCAGGCGTTTCTGGACGCCGAGGGCGCCCCGCTGCGCAATGTCCACAAGCTCGAGCCGCTGGTGCGGATCCCGATCGTGCTCGGCATCGCCCATCTCCTGGGCCGCATCCCGCTGCCGGGCAGCGCGCCCCGGCCGACGTGGCTGCGCGCCTACACCCATCCCGAGGACGACAAGCGCGTCGCGGTCGGGATCGTGGTGCTCGCTGCACTCACCGCCGCCACGTCGCTGGCCTGGACCGCGCGCCTGACCCCGCCCGGGTCGTTCTCGGCGATCCCGGACTACTGGCACGAGGCCGCGGGCTGGCTCACCGAACACAACACCGGTGCGCCGACGCCGGGCCGGGCGCTGGTGGTCCCGGGCGCCCCGTTTGCGACGCAGATCTGGGGCAACAGCCGCGATGAGCCGCTGCAGGTACTCGGCGAAAGCCCCTGGGGAGTACGCGATTCCATTCCGCTGACCCCGCCACAGGCCATCCGCGCGCTGGATTCGGTGCAGCGGCTGTTGGCCGCGGGCCGGCCCTCGACGGGCCTGGCCGACACCCTGGCCCGCCAGGGGGTGTCCCATCTGGTGCTGCGCAACGACCTGGATCCGGAGCACTCCCGCTCGGCCCGCCCGATCCTGGTGCACCGCGCCATCGAGGGGTCACCGGGCCTGACGAAGGTCGCCGAATTCGGCGATCCGGTGGGACCGGGAACGCTGGAGGGATTCATCACCGACAGCGGTCTGCGCCCCCGCTACCCCGCGGTCGAGATCTTCCGGGTCGAACCCGCCCACACCGGCGTCGAGAACCCCGGCGCGCCCTACCTCGCCGACACCGCCGACCTGGCGCGCATCGACGGCGGTCCCGAGGTGCTGCTGCGTCTCGACGAACGCCGCCGGTCCGCCGGCGACTCCCCCTTGGGGCCGGTGCTGCTCACCCAGGACGCGCGCGCCGCGGGCCTGCCGACCGAGTTGGTCACCGTCACCGACACCCCGGTGGCCCGCGAAACCGACTACGGCCGGGTCGACGACCATTCCTCGGCGGCGCGCGCCGAGGGCGATGAACGACATACCCACAACCGGGTGCCAGACTATCCGAGCCCCGGCGCGCAACCGCGCCACGGCGCGTGGACCGGCGGCCGGATCACCACCTCGAGTTCGGCCGCGGACGCCACGGCGCTGCCGCATGTCGCGCCGGCCGCCGGTGCGGCCGCGGCGATCGACGGCGACTCGGCCACCAGTTGGGTGTCCAATTCGTTGCAGGCCGCGGTCGGCCAGTGGTTGCAGATCGACTTCGACCACCCCGTGACCAACGCGACCATGACGATGACCCCCAGCGCCTCGACCATCGGCGTCCAGGTCAGCCGGATCGAGATCGCCACCGCGGGCGGCACCACGACGCTGCGGGTCGACGAACCCGGTCAGCCGGTGACCGTGGCGCTGCCCTACGGCGAGACACCGTGGGTGCGGATCAGCGCCGCGGCCACCGAGGACAACTCCGGGGGCGTGCAGTTCGGCATCACCGACCTGGTTGTCAACCAGTACGACGCCGCCGGATTCGCGCATCAGGTCGACCTGCGACACACGATGGAAGTGCCCGGCCCGCCGCCGGATGCGGCGGTGGCCCGCTGGGATCTCGGTTCGGAGTTCCTGGGCCGGTCCGGATGCATCGCCGGCGTCGAGGCCGTGCACTGCGCCTCGGCGCTGGCGCTGGCACCCGAAGAGCTGGTCAACCTGAGCCGCACCCTGACTGTCCCGCAGCCGATTTCGGTCACACCGGCGATCTGGGTCCGGCCCCGGCAGGGCCCGGCGCTGGCCGAGCTGGTGCGGGAGCCCGAAACCACCCGCGCCGACGGCGATTCCGACTCCTTCGACGTACTCGGCACGGCCTTCGCCGCCACCGATGGCGACCCCCGCACGTCCTGGACCGCGCCGCAGGGCGTGATCCGCAACCACGGCGCGCCGACGCTGACGATCACCCTGCCCGAGCCGACCGAGGTGGGCGCGCTGCGGCTGACGCCGAGTTCCTCGGACCTGCCCACCACTCCCACCCTGGTGGCGATCGACCTCGGTCACGGTCCGCAGGTGCGCCCCCTCTACGGCGACGGCCGGCAGACGCTGCAGCTGCACCCGACCGTCACCAGCTCCATCAAGCTGAGCATCCTGGAGTGGGAAGACGTGATCGACCGCACCGCACTGGGTTTCGACCAGATCAAGCCGCCCGGGCTGGCCGAGGTGCAGGCGTTGCGGCCGAACGGGACGCCGATCGCGGCGGCCGACGCGGCACGCAACGGAGCGCGCGCGATCACCATCGGCTGCGACGCCGGCCCGGTGCTCGCGGTCGCCGGCCGGTTCGTGAACACCTCGGTTTCCACCACGGTCGACGAGCTGCTGGACGGCGGCCCCTTGCGGGCCACGCCGTGCGAGTCGACGCCGATCGCGCTGCCCGCCGGTCAGCAGGAGCTGTTGGTCAGCCCGGGCGCGGCGTTCATCGTCGACGGTGTGCAGTTGTCCGGCCCGGCGGCCGGGCAGCTGCGGGCCGCAGCCACCGCCGCCGCGCCCGCTGCGCAGTGGTCCGCCGACAGGCGCGAACTGCACGTGCCGGGCGGCGCGGCCGAGCGGGTGCTCGTCGTCCCCGAGAGTGTGAACCCGGGCTGGACCGCGCGCGCCCCCGACGGCACCGCGCTGACGCCGGTGACCGTCAACGGCTGGCAACAGGGCTGGGTCGTGCCGGCGGCCACGGCGGGGACCGTGACACTGAGCTTCGCCGCCAATTCGCTCTACCGCGCCGGGCTGGCGGGCGGTCTGGCGCTGCTGCCGCTGCTGGCGGCGTTGGCGTTGCTGCCGAGCCGGCGACGACGCACCGAGGAGCCGGTGCCGACGTGGCGGCCCGGCCGGTGGACGGCGGTCGCGGCGGCGACGGCGGCCGGCACGCTGATCTCCGGGGCCGTGGGTGCGGTGGTCTTCGCGGCCGCGGCGGGCCTGGTGTACCTGCTGCGGGATCGTCCCCGCGCGGACCGCTGGGTGACCCTGGGTGGCTCGTCGGTCGCGCTGACGCTGGCCGGCGCGGCGCTGTCGCGCTACCCGTGGCGTTCGGTCGACGGCTACGTCGGCCACTCGCCCGGCGTGCAACTCCTGGCCCTGCTCAGCCTCGCCCTGCTGGCCGCCACCCTCCCCCGCTTCGCCCAATCTCACCGTTCGGCCACAAAGGTCGAGTAG
- a CDS encoding phosphotriesterase family protein, with product MTQVNTVRGPLDVDGLGATLMHEHVFVLSPEMMQNDPQVWGDEQHRQADAVARLNELKARGVDTIVDLTVIGLGRYIPRIAQIAAATDLNIVVATGVYTYHDVPMYYHFQGPGTALPGPDPMVDLFLRDITEGIAGTGIKAAILKCATDEPGLTRDVERVLRAVAQTHRETGVPISTHTHAATRRGLDQQRVFVEEGVDLTRVVIGHCGDTTDLDYLEELIAAGSYIGMDRFGADVYLPTAERVDTVARMCERGHAEKMVLSHDASCFIDWLPEEMLPVALPNWHYLHIHNDVLPALRERGVTEAQIHAMLVDNPRKIFATQGGY from the coding sequence GTGACACAAGTCAACACCGTGCGTGGTCCCCTCGACGTCGACGGCCTCGGCGCCACCCTGATGCACGAGCACGTCTTCGTGCTGTCGCCCGAGATGATGCAGAACGATCCGCAGGTGTGGGGCGACGAGCAGCACCGTCAGGCCGACGCCGTCGCCCGGCTCAACGAGCTCAAGGCGCGCGGGGTGGACACCATCGTCGACCTGACGGTGATCGGCCTGGGCCGCTACATCCCCCGGATCGCCCAGATCGCGGCGGCCACCGACCTCAACATCGTCGTCGCGACCGGCGTGTACACCTACCACGACGTCCCGATGTACTACCACTTCCAGGGCCCGGGCACGGCACTGCCCGGACCGGACCCGATGGTCGACCTGTTCCTGCGGGACATCACCGAGGGCATCGCCGGCACCGGCATCAAGGCCGCGATCCTCAAGTGCGCCACCGACGAGCCGGGGCTGACCCGCGACGTCGAACGCGTGCTGCGCGCCGTGGCCCAGACGCACCGGGAGACCGGGGTGCCGATCTCCACCCACACCCATGCCGCCACCCGGCGCGGCCTCGATCAGCAGCGCGTCTTCGTCGAGGAGGGCGTGGACCTGACCCGGGTGGTCATCGGTCACTGCGGGGACACCACCGACCTCGACTACCTCGAGGAACTCATTGCAGCCGGGTCCTACATCGGTATGGACCGCTTTGGCGCCGACGTCTATCTGCCGACCGCCGAGCGCGTCGACACCGTGGCCCGGATGTGCGAACGCGGCCACGCCGAGAAGATGGTGCTCTCCCACGACGCCTCCTGCTTCATCGACTGGCTGCCCGAGGAGATGCTGCCGGTGGCCCTGCCCAACTGGCACTATCTGCACATCCACAACGACGTCCTGCCGGCGTTGCGCGAACGCGGCGTCACCGAGGCGCAGATCCACGCCATGCTCGTCGACAACCCCCGCAAGATCTTCGCCACCCAGGGCGGGTATTGA
- a CDS encoding acyltransferase family protein: MNEVSGRHPAPAEVGGTRSFLPAVEGLRACAAIGVVITHVAFQTAQSGGITGRLWARFDLAVAVFFALSGFLLWRGHAAAARDLRDRPPTGHYLRSRIVRIMPGYLLAVVIILLFLPDAMGASPTVWLANLTLTQIYVPLTLTPGLTQMWSLSVEVTFYLALPLLALLARRLPVRARIPVIAGVAAASLAWGLLPIDTPEGVNPLNWPPAYASWFAAGMLLAEWTVSPPGWMHRLAQRRVLMAGIVVVAYLISASPLAGPEGMTPARLDQFVVRTAMGAVIAWGLLAPLVLDRPDTPHRFLGSPVMVTLGRWSYGLFVWHLAALAMAFPLVGKFVFNGAMPVVLLLTLVFGIAMAAVSYALVENPCRQALRNWEYRRANPVPPLDSSVTDQPEPVVAK; encoded by the coding sequence GTGAACGAGGTATCCGGTCGGCACCCCGCGCCCGCGGAGGTCGGCGGCACGCGCAGCTTCCTGCCGGCCGTCGAGGGGTTGCGGGCCTGCGCCGCCATCGGGGTGGTGATCACCCACGTCGCGTTTCAGACCGCGCAGTCCGGCGGGATCACCGGGCGGCTCTGGGCGCGTTTCGATCTGGCGGTCGCGGTGTTCTTCGCGCTGTCCGGCTTTCTGCTGTGGCGGGGCCATGCCGCGGCGGCCCGCGACCTGCGGGACCGGCCCCCGACCGGGCATTATCTGCGGTCCCGCATCGTGCGCATCATGCCCGGCTACCTGCTGGCCGTCGTGATCATCCTGTTGTTCCTGCCCGACGCGATGGGCGCCAGTCCGACGGTGTGGCTGGCCAATCTGACGCTCACCCAGATCTATGTGCCGCTGACGCTGACCCCGGGACTGACCCAGATGTGGAGCCTGTCGGTCGAGGTCACCTTCTATCTGGCGCTGCCGCTGCTGGCCCTGCTGGCGCGGCGGTTGCCGGTACGGGCCCGGATTCCCGTCATCGCCGGGGTGGCGGCCGCCAGCCTGGCCTGGGGGTTGCTGCCGATCGACACCCCTGAGGGCGTCAACCCGTTGAACTGGCCGCCGGCCTATGCGTCGTGGTTCGCGGCCGGGATGCTGCTCGCGGAATGGACCGTGAGCCCGCCCGGCTGGATGCACCGGCTCGCGCAGCGCCGGGTCCTGATGGCGGGCATCGTGGTGGTGGCCTATCTGATCTCCGCCTCGCCGTTGGCCGGGCCGGAGGGGATGACCCCGGCCCGGCTGGACCAGTTCGTGGTGCGCACCGCGATGGGAGCGGTGATCGCCTGGGGCCTCCTGGCGCCGCTGGTGTTGGACCGGCCCGACACGCCGCACCGGTTCCTGGGCAGCCCGGTGATGGTGACGCTGGGCCGCTGGTCCTACGGGCTGTTCGTGTGGCACCTCGCGGCGCTGGCGATGGCCTTCCCGCTGGTGGGCAAGTTCGTGTTCAACGGCGCCATGCCGGTGGTGCTGCTGCTGACCCTGGTGTTCGGCATCGCGATGGCCGCCGTGAGCTATGCGCTGGTGGAGAACCCGTGTCGGCAGGCGCTGCGCAACTGGGAGTACCGCCGCGCCAATCCGGTTCCCCCGCTGGACAGTTCGGTCACCGACCAGCCGGAGCCTGTCGTCGCGAAATGA
- a CDS encoding DUF3068 domain-containing protein: MNRAVMLRVAACGLLGLGAALLVAALLLSTYTAGKIKKIPLDLDATLVSDGTGTALDPASLAGEVFVVDQGVPVVSQQQISVESPANADVVTLQAGTSVRRTDQQKDTGLLLAMVDTVTVNRSTAMAVSDDAHPGGSVQKPRSMEDTKAPTNVALPHEGLSYRFPFSTEKKTYPFFDPIAQKPFDANYEGEEDVNGLTTYKFTQNVGYDADGKLVKPIRYSSLYDNDEDAEVTARAMQWGVPGEPEDPVTMTRYYAAQRNFWVDPVSGTIVKAEERANHYYARDALEPEVALADYKVSFDEDTVEAQVEAARTERDQIGLWSRILPITFTAAGLIALVAGALLGSFSLRAEAELIDPGLDGKEGGFFGGFASRRGEDTGPMPAAEAETEKLPAQRPDLHPDQGPPDRT; encoded by the coding sequence TTGAACCGAGCAGTCATGTTGCGTGTCGCCGCGTGCGGCCTGCTGGGGCTGGGTGCTGCCCTGCTGGTCGCGGCGTTGCTGCTGTCCACGTACACCGCGGGCAAGATCAAGAAGATTCCGCTGGATCTGGATGCCACGCTGGTCAGCGACGGCACCGGCACGGCACTGGATCCGGCATCGCTGGCCGGCGAGGTGTTCGTCGTCGACCAGGGGGTGCCGGTGGTGTCCCAGCAGCAGATCAGCGTCGAGTCCCCGGCCAACGCCGATGTGGTGACGTTGCAGGCCGGCACTTCGGTGCGTCGGACCGACCAACAGAAGGACACCGGCCTGCTGCTGGCCATGGTCGACACCGTCACCGTGAATCGGTCCACCGCGATGGCGGTTTCCGACGACGCCCATCCGGGCGGGTCGGTGCAGAAGCCACGTTCGATGGAGGACACCAAGGCGCCGACCAACGTCGCGCTGCCGCATGAGGGGTTGTCCTACCGCTTCCCGTTCAGCACCGAGAAGAAGACCTACCCGTTCTTCGACCCGATCGCGCAGAAGCCGTTCGACGCCAACTACGAAGGCGAAGAAGACGTCAACGGGCTGACCACCTACAAGTTCACCCAGAACGTCGGCTACGACGCCGACGGCAAGCTGGTGAAGCCCATCCGGTACTCCTCGCTATACGACAACGACGAGGACGCCGAGGTGACCGCCCGCGCCATGCAGTGGGGCGTGCCCGGCGAACCCGAAGACCCGGTCACGATGACGCGGTACTACGCGGCCCAGCGCAACTTCTGGGTGGATCCGGTCTCCGGCACCATCGTCAAGGCCGAGGAGCGGGCCAACCACTACTACGCGCGGGACGCCCTCGAGCCCGAGGTGGCGCTCGCCGACTACAAGGTGAGCTTCGACGAGGACACCGTCGAGGCGCAGGTCGAAGCGGCCCGCACCGAGCGTGACCAGATCGGCCTGTGGTCGCGGATCCTGCCGATCACGTTCACCGCCGCGGGCCTGATCGCCCTGGTGGCCGGCGCGCTGCTGGGCTCGTTCAGCCTGCGCGCCGAGGCCGAACTGATCGATCCGGGCCTCGACGGCAAGGAGGGCGGCTTCTTCGGTGGGTTCGCCAGCCGCCGCGGCGAGGACACCGGCCCGATGCCGGCCGCGGAGGCCGAAACCGAGAAGCTGCCGGCCCAGCGGCCGGACCTGCACCCGGACCAGGGCCCGCCCGACCGGACGTGA
- a CDS encoding glycosyltransferase family 4 protein, translating into MSDQPVRSVLMLCWRDTGHPQGGGSETYLQRIGAQLAEAGIAVTLRTARYPGAPRRGVIDGVQISRGGGAYSVYIWAGLAMVLARLGLGPLRRARPDVVIDTQNGVPFLARLAYGRRAVVLVHHCHRDQWPVAGRWTGGFGWFVESKLSPWLHRDNQYVTVSLPSMRDLAELGVGQHRIAVVRNGLDDAPESTLARPRSAAPRVVVLSRLVPHKQIEDALDAVAALRPRIPGLHLDVIGGGWWQRRLVDHAAALGISDAVTFHGHVDEMVKHQVVQRAWVHVLPSRKEGWGLAVLEAAQHGVPTVGYRSSGGLTDSIVDGVTGILVDDRHDLIDRLEQLLSDPVLRDELGRKAQARTGEFSWRQSAAAMHDVLAAVQSGRRVSGVI; encoded by the coding sequence ATGTCTGACCAGCCCGTCCGCTCAGTGCTCATGCTGTGCTGGCGCGATACCGGCCACCCGCAGGGCGGCGGTAGCGAAACGTACCTGCAGCGGATCGGCGCCCAACTGGCCGAAGCCGGCATCGCGGTGACCCTGCGCACGGCCCGTTACCCGGGCGCTCCGCGGCGCGGCGTGATCGACGGCGTGCAGATCAGCCGCGGCGGCGGCGCGTATTCGGTGTACATCTGGGCCGGGCTGGCGATGGTGCTGGCGCGACTCGGGCTGGGCCCGCTGCGCCGGGCCCGCCCGGACGTGGTGATCGACACCCAGAACGGGGTGCCGTTCCTGGCCCGGTTGGCCTACGGGCGACGCGCGGTGGTGCTGGTGCACCACTGTCATCGCGATCAGTGGCCGGTCGCCGGACGCTGGACCGGCGGGTTCGGCTGGTTCGTCGAATCCAAGCTCTCGCCGTGGCTGCACCGCGACAACCAGTACGTCACGGTGTCGTTGCCCTCGATGCGGGATCTGGCCGAACTCGGTGTCGGTCAGCACCGGATCGCGGTGGTGCGCAACGGACTTGACGACGCTCCCGAATCCACCCTGGCGCGCCCGCGCTCGGCGGCCCCGCGCGTGGTGGTGTTGTCCCGACTGGTGCCGCACAAGCAGATCGAGGACGCACTCGACGCCGTGGCCGCCTTGCGGCCGCGGATTCCGGGCCTGCATCTCGACGTCATCGGCGGCGGCTGGTGGCAGCGCCGCCTGGTCGACCACGCGGCCGCGCTCGGCATCTCCGATGCGGTGACCTTCCACGGTCACGTCGACGAGATGGTGAAACACCAAGTGGTGCAACGTGCCTGGGTGCATGTGCTGCCGTCGCGCAAGGAGGGTTGGGGGCTGGCGGTGCTGGAGGCCGCCCAGCACGGCGTGCCCACGGTCGGCTACCGGTCCTCGGGTGGGCTCACCGACTCGATCGTCGACGGCGTCACCGGGATCCTGGTCGACGACCGCCACGATTTGATCGACCGGCTCGAGCAGTTGCTCAGCGATCCGGTGCTGCGCGACGAGTTGGGCCGCAAGGCGCAGGCCCGCACCGGAGAGTTCTCGTGGCGGCAGAGCGCGGCCGCCATGCACGACGTGCTGGCTGCGGTGCAGTCCGGCCGGCGCGTCAGCGGCGTGATCTGA
- a CDS encoding class I SAM-dependent methyltransferase: protein MPITDLYARRATLARSVRLLSEFRFEQTEPARFYGALARDTAAMVVDLWTAAGRQPAGATVLDVGGGPGYFADAFAARGMNYVGVEPDPREMHAAPTLERAGGAFVRASGMALPFADGSVDICLSSNVAEHVPEPWLLGREMLRVTRPGGLAILSYTVWLGPFGGHEMGVTHYLGGARAAARYTRKHGHPPKNYYGSSLFAVSAAAGLDWARSTGALIAAFPRYHPRWAWWMTSVPGLREFLVSNLVLVLRPQHAPD, encoded by the coding sequence GTGCCCATCACCGACCTGTATGCCCGCCGGGCGACGTTGGCCCGGTCGGTACGACTGCTCAGTGAGTTCCGCTTCGAGCAGACCGAGCCCGCGCGCTTCTACGGCGCGCTGGCCCGGGACACCGCCGCCATGGTCGTCGACCTGTGGACGGCCGCCGGTCGGCAACCCGCCGGTGCCACGGTGCTCGACGTGGGTGGCGGCCCGGGTTACTTCGCCGACGCGTTCGCCGCCCGCGGGATGAACTATGTGGGCGTGGAACCGGATCCGCGGGAGATGCACGCCGCGCCCACCCTCGAACGCGCCGGCGGGGCGTTCGTGCGGGCCTCCGGGATGGCGCTGCCGTTCGCGGACGGCAGCGTCGACATCTGCCTGTCCTCCAACGTCGCCGAGCATGTGCCCGAACCCTGGCTGCTGGGCCGCGAGATGCTGCGGGTCACGCGACCCGGCGGGTTGGCGATCCTGTCCTACACCGTGTGGCTGGGGCCGTTCGGTGGCCACGAGATGGGTGTGACGCACTATCTCGGCGGGGCCCGGGCCGCCGCGCGCTACACCCGCAAACACGGCCACCCGCCGAAGAATTACTACGGTTCGTCGCTGTTCGCGGTGTCGGCCGCCGCCGGTCTGGACTGGGCCCGCAGCACCGGTGCGTTGATCGCCGCATTCCCGCGCTACCACCCGCGATGGGCCTGGTGGATGACCTCGGTTCCGGGGTTACGGGAGTTTCTGGTGAGCAACCTGGTCCTCGTGCTCCGGCCGCAGCACGCCCCGGACTGA